In Verrucomicrobiota bacterium, the genomic stretch CAAGCAGGCTTGGGCATGCCCAAACGCATCATTGACCTTTCGATCCCCTTGCAAGCCGGCATTGCCTCCGACCCGCCCGGCTTCCGACCGCAGATCGACTACCTCGACCACGGCGCCGGCGCACGACAATTGGTCGCAAGCTTTCCGGGCCTG encodes the following:
- a CDS encoding cyclase family protein, with amino-acid sequence MPKRIIDLSIPLQAGIASDPPGFRPQIDYLDHGAGARQLVASFPGL